DNA from Quercus lobata isolate SW786 chromosome 1, ValleyOak3.0 Primary Assembly, whole genome shotgun sequence:
ACAGAAATTGGGCAAGATGATATGGCCCAAGAAAGATATAAACAGGTCTAAACCCAACCCAATTTAAGCCCCTCACAAACACCTAACTCATAATCTTCCAATTACCACTTAAGTTGTGCTATGGTTTATAAACAGATATGAAGACTATCTCTAACCAATGTGGGATACAAAGCAAAGGTTTAGcgtttgaaagttgaaacacacACACTTCAATACAAGAATCATACTAATTGctttataagaaaaattttattttgattaattattatgaGCTAAGAAAACTTGATAATGCCATTGCTCAAAGCAGGTTCCTAAACCGCGCAGCATTGAAAACCGAAGGAGACACCAACTCAGACAGCTCCATTGCAAAACCATGGAGGCTGTGCTCAGTACAACAAGTTGAGGACCTCAAATCTTTGATTAGAATATGCCCAATACTGTCAAGTGGCATTTTCTTGAGCACCCCTATAGGGGTCCTAACGAGCTTGACAGTCCTACAAGCTCTAACTGTGGATCGCCACCTTGGACCACATTTCAAAATCCCAGCAGGAACCGTGGTAGTGTTTACACTAGCCTCCACAGccatctctctcactctcatcgACCGGATCCTCTATCCTATTTGGCAGAAGTTGTCGCATCAGTCTCCTACGCCTCTCCAACGGATAGCACTTGGTCACGTGTTCAATGCCTTAGGCATGATTGTGGCAGCACTTGTTGAGTCTAAGCGGCTTAAAATAACTAAAACACACCACCTTACAGATGAAACAAATTCCACCATTCCCATGTCAGTATTGTGGCTGGTGCCACAGATGGCTGTGGTAGGCATAGGAGAAGCATTCCATTATCCAGGACAGGTCACCCTCTACTACCAAGAATTTCCAACATCACTGCGAAGTACATCAACTGCAATGTGTGCAATGATTATAGGAATTGCATACTATTTGAGTAATGCTGTGATAGGTCTAACTCAGAGGGCTACAGGATGGTTACCAGATAATATAAATAATGGAAGGCTAGACAATGTGTATTGGATGTTACTTGTGGTTGGGGTTATCAACTTTGGTTATTATCTAATATGTGCTAGGTTTTACAGATATCGGAATGTGGGAAAGGAGAATGAGAATTATATCTCCGATCGATAAGTGAGGGTAACCGTGAGTGCAATAACTAGCGTGCCTTAATTATTATGTATTTCTATTGTATCCATGATGGTTTTTAGGTAAAAATCTACATTACAATTCTGTAAAACAAATAATTGGGTTGTCATTTTTACATTTTCCCTTTACTAGATCTCAAATTCTATTTTGTCAGTAACAGAGAATAGCAGAGTAAAAACTTCATTCCTCTGGCTATGATAATTATAACTGGACACACACAACACCTGCTGCAGCGTGTGTACCCGACTTGTAAGAGAGGAACATGATTTATGTCACATACATATATTTGATCTGTTTCTCCATAGGATTATTTACAACTAAGGGCATATATCCTATTGACAATTCAGGTTAGTTTGAAGCCAGAAAATCAAATTGGTAAAACAAAGGACTTAAAAATGAACTTGTTAAGACAACACTACAATTCCCACTGGATAAACTCCCACAAGAATCTGTAATACCATTTGCAAGTTTTAAGTCCCAAATCTAAAACCACAGTGACAGGACTGCCCCCGGCCTAAAAAGGACTTTCCACTTATGTACTTGTCTCAATGAAAATTAAAGGAACACAATCgtaaaattcattatttatatCAACATGTAAAATATATGGACACTTATTTTCTCCACTATCTCCTCAATACAgcagaaaaaaagaatttgaattgtgTTCAAGAAAGCTAAAAACAAAACTACCGTGTGCATATGGTGTTTGAATCTCTACAATAGGAAGAATTTTAATGAATAGAACTGCTCTGCTTATCGTATAACTTAACTATCGTTTTTTCAATCCAAGCTTCTTGCCCAAACTTGTTTTCCATTAATTGTGAATATCGCTGTTTCTTTACCTCCAAGAATACGCTGAATATCTGAAGAAGAGCGAACGACCACATTTGCATACATATTTGGCTGAGGTTTCATTAAGATGGACTCTATACAGTTCCCAAATCTCCTACATTCAAGAAAACAGAAAGGGAATCAATAAAAGTTACAAAAGGTTCCAATAAGTAGTACTTATTATTGCATGTCTGTGTGTTTGTTAGTACCTTGTAATGTATTCTTGAAGTTCTTCACTTGTAACATAATGACCCATAGAGAAGTTCATTAACAAAAATCTACCTTTAGTGTGAAAACTAGGCACTAAAGGAGACAGACTAGTACTACTAGTAGCAGCTTGAGGCACCGAAGGTTGAACTTGAACCGAGTTTGCGAAATTTGGTGCCACTGAAACTGAAGGGGCTTCAAGAACCTGATATGAAGGGAAACCTTTACGCCTGTTTGAGAACTGGGGTTGAATGAATCCACTTTGAGGCCGCGAAGACTGTTGTACCATTGTCGGAACTATATCGCTAAAGACTAAATCACACACATACGTTCTGATTTCATCAATCTCGCGTATCAATGTTTCCCTCTCAGGATAAAAATCCCAAAAGGAAAATCTTGGCTCAACAAGACTAAGCATCAACGGCAAATCTTTATCAACATCAGAAGAAGGTGCTTGAGATAAGTAGAGTAGGAACATCATTGTCTCGTGTACTAATGCACGGAGCTTTTGATCTGGTAAAGGTAGGATCATAAAGACAAAGTCTTTAACGCCTCTTATTTCAAGACGAATCCAAAAGGCCACAACTTTCTTggatttgttaggttctaaatgcaGGTCGATCACTAAACGAGCATATATTCGGCGATCAATATCGTGAAAGGCTTTAAATTCTTCAACAGTATTACAGGGAGAAGACATTGCGGTTGAAGggttttctcactttttcatgGGGGGCAAGAAGGGTGTTTGATTCTTGGGGACTTGAATACGGACttttagaaaatgaaataatgGTCTGAGTGAGGAAGAAGGCCTTCTCTTGCGGCTTTATATACTTCTCTTAGAAATAGCGAGAAAAGACACCGCCTACTTGTCAAACGAAGAAAAGTTAAgaccataaataaaaaaacattaatgtaaataaattgttttttattttttattttttgtgttgcaAATTGGGTTGGGTTTAGGTTAGTAGACTGATAAATTCATTTAACTCAACTCGGCCCACATATTTCGTTTTTGTTAGTTATTCTTTTGCTCCTCTCCctaatataaaacaaaactcTAAGTCcctatttatattttctatttttggtttcaacttagaactttatatttttctcaaaaaaaaaaaaactcaatacttatataaaaagagaaatactacgtctacaatatttttacaacaaatcacaggtggttagttgttattagttcaaatttcaaactaacgctaaaattacttttttgtcctaataataacaacttgctacttaggatttgttgtaaaattgttgtagacatatcatttctcatataaaaaattaaaaagcttcAACTCATTCTCTTCActgattaaaattttgaaatggcaAAAGATAGCAAATAGTTGTAATAATGTTGCtttcatattttgtttcttAAGTGAGTTGGGATAATACTATTTTGTATGATTATTTGTGTTGGTTTAATAATTTGTCTGTGGTGTTATGCTTAGAATTTTTAGAAGGTGATAGGAGAAGCAAACACTTGTAATCCTGTTGTTTGTCGTTGTTCTAATGCTCAAagttaaaagtttaaaaaaaaaaaaaaaaattctaacacaatcaaacccaacccacatgggttaTATTAGGTTGGGTTGAACCCCTGTAATTGATTGGGTTGAGATTTCTTCAACTCGCCCATGGTAGATTAGATTGAAAAAACCTCTCAACCCAACTCGGCCTTTGCAAACCTTTGAGTGCaatatatcttttcttttctctttttgggtttttgaaggGCACAATAGTGCAATTATATAGGTTAACCTTTTCCATTCACTAATTAATTATGATTAGAATAATATTAGTTTTCACGAA
Protein-coding regions in this window:
- the LOC115988850 gene encoding uncharacterized protein LOC115988850, with the protein product MSSPCNTVEEFKAFHDIDRRIYARLVIDLHLEPNKSKKVVAFWIRLEIRGVKDFVFMILPLPDQKLRALVHETMMFLLYLSQAPSSDVDKDLPLMLSLVEPRFSFWDFYPERETLIREIDEIRTYVCDLVFSDIVPTMVQQSSRPQSGFIQPQFSNRRKGFPSYQVLEAPSVSVAPNFANSVQVQPSVPQAATSSTSLSPLVPSFHTKGRFLLMNFSMGHYVTSEELQEYITRRFGNCIESILMKPQPNMYANVVVRSSSDIQRILGGKETAIFTINGKQVWARSLD